The genomic region GTCGGCGATGGCGACGGCGACGGCGGCGATTACGAGGTGATCGGGTGCGTGTACATCTATCCCGCCCGTGGCGACGGCCAGGACCCCCGCCCGCACGTGAGCTCCTGGGTCCGCGCGGACCGGGCCGAACTGGACGCGCCGCTGCACGCCGCCGTATCCGACTGGCTGGCCACGGACTGGCCCCTGGGCAGCGTCAGGTACGCGCCCCGCTGATCGGCAGCGACGCTCATGCGCGGCTCGGGGCGGCCTCCGGCTCCGGCTGCGACTCGGGTTCCGGCTGTGCCGCGCCGGGGTCATGCCGGGGGAGCAGCAGCGGCGTCGCCAGGATCAGCAGACCGGCGACCGCGATCGCGGTGCGCGGACCGATGAGGGCGGCCAGCAGGCCCCACAGGGCGGTGAACGCCGCGATGCTGGACTTGCTGGTGACCGACCAGGCGGACAGCGTACGGGCCACCCGGTCGGGCGCGGTCCGGGTGAGCCGGTAGGTCGCGAGCACCGGGTTGTACACGCCCGAGCAGGTGATCAGCCCCAGCTCGACGGCCATCACGATGACGAGCCCGGAAACGCCGGGACGGACGAAGGCCAGCCCGATCGGCCAGCACGCCCGCAGCGTGCCGGCGGTGAGCAGGACCTTGTGCTCCCCGAACCGGGTGACGAACCGGCGGGCCAGCCGCGAGCCGATCAGGCCGCCGATGCAGGGCACCGCGAAGGCGATGCAGTACTGCCAGGGGGCGAACCCGAGGTGGCTGAGCATGAGCACGGACAGCAGCGGCGAGGCCGCCATGATCAGGCCGTTGTTCAGGATCGAGTTGAAGAACAGCGGGCGCAGCGTCGCGTGCTTGAGGATGTACCGCCACCCGTCGAGCAGGTCACCGGCGCGCATCCGTGGTCCCGCGGCCCGCTCGGGGCGCGGTTCCTCGCCGCCGATCGCGCGGATTCCCGCAGCGGAGAGCAGGTAGCTGACCGCGTTGGCCAGGACGGTCATCACCGGGCCGAACATCCCGATCGCGGCCCCGCCGATCGGCGGCCCGAGCATGGTGGCGGTCCAGGTCGTGGACTCGAACCGGCCGTTCGCGACGAGCAGGTCCTCCGGTCGTACGAGCGCCTTCATGCAGGCCCCGCTCGCCGCCGTGAAGGCGATGTCGGCCGCACCGACGATCACCGACACGACCAGCAGCTGGGCGAAGCTGAGGTGGCCCAGCGCCCAGGCGGCGGGGATGCTCATCAGCACGGCGAACCGGATCAGGTCCATCGCGACCATCACCGGCCGCTTGCGGCGGAACTCCACCCAGGGGCCGAGCGGCACCGCCACCACCGCACCGACCGCCAGCCCGGCGGCGGCCAGCAACGACACCTGGGTCGTTCCGGCGTGCAGCGCGAGGATCGCGATCAGGGAGAACGAGTCGAACGCGAGCCACGTCCCGAACGTACTGGTCGCGTAGGCCGCCCAGAGCCACCCGAACTGCCGGCCCAGCGACCGCCTGGACACCATGATCAGAGCACCTCCCGCTCTCTTCACCGCTCGCCGGAACTCTGACGTCGACCCCCGGCGTCGACCCCCGGCGTCGACCCCCGATGTCGACCCCCGAGATCAAAGCGACCAGCACACCCGCAGGTCAAACAACCGACCCGACCGTAGCCACAACGGCACGTTGTGCGCCTGGTCAGCCGGCTGCACCAGCGTGAGGAATCACAGCGGGACGTTCCGGGACGTTCCGGAGAGGGAGAGCCGCTCCGCTCCGCCTACGGCCTCGGTACTGTGATGTCGCATGACCGACCGCGAGATCGAAATCACCGCAGACCTGGTCCGCGACCTGCTCCAGGAGCAACATCCAGACCTTGCAGGGCTGGCCATCCGCGAGGTGGCGGGCGGCTGGGGCAACCAGATGTGGCGCCTCGGGGACGAGTTGGCCGTGCGCATGCAGCGCATGGACCCCACCCCGGAGCTCCAGCTCAACGAGCGGCGGTGGCTACCCGTGCTGGCCCCGCGCCTTCCGCTCCCGGTGCCGACCCCGGTGCGGCTCGGCGAACCGTCCGAGCGCTTCCCCAAGCACTGGACCGTGATGACGTGGGTTCCCGGCGAGCCGCTGGACCACGGCTCGATCAGCCGCGGCGACCACGCGGCCGACACCCTGGCGGGCTTCCTCCAGGCGCTCCATGTGGAGGCACCCGCCGAGGCGCCGATCTCCATGGACCGCAGGACCCATCCCAGGAACTGCACGGACAGCTTCGGGAACTTCTTCCAGGCCGTTGCCCCCGACGACATCGCTGCCGACGTCCGGGCCGTCTGGGACGACGCCGTTGCGGCCGACGCGTGGGAGGGCCCGCCCGTGTGGGTGCACGGCGACCTCCATCCCGCGAACGTCGTCGTCTCGGACGGAACGCTCTCGGGCATCGTCGACTTCGGTGACATGTTCGCCGGCGATCCGGCGTGGGACCTCGCCGCCGCATGGGTGCTGCTGCCCGCGGGCACGGCCTCACGGTTCTTCGACACGTACGCGCATGCGGACGAGGCGGCGATCCGGCGCGCCCGCGGGCTGGCTGCTATGAAGAGCCTCTTCCTGATGCTCATGGGGCAGAACGGAGACCGGGGCCTTCCCGGCGGCAAGCCGCACTGGGGACCAGCTGGCCGAGCGGCACTTGACCGTGTTCTGAAGGGCTGAAGGGCTGAAGGGCGTTTGATTCTTGGTCGAGGGGCACTCCGGGGAGGCTCGCGAACGGCACTCCGGAGAGGTCGCGGGCGGGACTAGAGTCGGGCGACGTGGACCTCGATGCCGTACGCACCTTCGTCGCCGTGGCGGACACGGGCCAGTTCCAGCAGGCCGCCGCCGACCTGGCGGTCACCCAGCAGGCCGTCTCCAAGCGCGTCGCCGCACTGGAGAAGGACCTCGGTGTACGGCTCTTCACCCGCACGGCGCGCGGCGCCCGGCTCACCGTCGACGGGCAGGCGTTCCTGCCCCACGCCCGAGACCTCCTCCAGGCCGAGGAACGGGCAGCCGCCTCCGTGCGGCCCGGTCGGCGCGCGCTCCGCGTCGATGTCATCAGCAGGCGGCTGGGCCCGGCCGACCTGCTGCGCGACTTCCACCGCACGCACCCCGGGACCGAGCTCGACATCGTCACCCACTACGACGCGGACTCCGCCATCGCGGCCGTCCGGTCCGGCACGGTCGACGCGACGTTCCGCGCCCTCACCCTGCCCGCGCGACGCCTCCCCGACGGGATCGAGTCGGTCCGGATCCTCGACGAACCCGTCCAACTCCTGATCGGCCCGGCCCACGAGTTCGCCGGGGCCCGCACGGTGACCCCGGCCCAGCTCGCCGGGCACCGGATCTGGATGCCCGACATGACCCCCGGGACCGAATGGGCCGTGTACTACAGCGACCTCGCCGCCGCGTTCGGGCTCACCATCGACTCCGCCGGTCCCCGCTTCGGCACCTCGCCCCTCCTGGACGCGATCGCCGACTCCCCGACCCTGACGACCTTCATCGGCGAGCGGACCCGGTTCGTCTGGCCCCCCGAACACGGCCTGCGACGGGTCGCCCTGCACGACCCGACACCGCTCTACCCGCACTCCCTGATCTGGCGCAGCGACAACCCGCACCCCGCGCTGGCCGCGTTCCGCGCCTATCTTCGCTCCGTGCGGGACGACCGCCCGGGTACCGGCGTCTGGGTGCCGGAATGGGCGCGGTGACCGGACCGCCGGGTCAGGCTTGCAGTGCGGCTGCTTGTACGGGGGCGGGTTCGGGTTCCAGGGCCAAGATAGGCCAACAGTGTTGCGTGCAAGGTGAGTTACGGCCTCGGACCCGCGCGGTTTCGAGATCGGCCCTCAAAGCTGTCCTCGGCCAGGCCCGCGGTCTTGATCGTTCGCTATTGCTCAGGCGACGTGGTGTTGCCAGCGGAGCGACGGGTTGTCGTCGATCCAGTACGTGTGGGACCTGTTCGTGATGCGGAGCTGGACGGCGGTGATGTCGGGACTTCCTGCGGCCTGCCATGCGGTCAACGCCTCCTCGATGTCGTCCCAGAGGGCTACGGGGCCGCCCTGGCGAACCGTCCAACTGCTGCCGTCGGCGGTGAACTCTGCGAAGGACTCGCGCTCTGTATCGAAGAGGTACAGGAGCTGGGCCCCTTCGGCCGTCGCGGCGTGCACGAACTGTGCTCCCGGTGCGGCGAGTTGGGCGATGAACGCGGGCATCCACTCCTCCATCAGGACAGGCGGCAGCTTCGCTTCCCGCGCGTTGTCGGCGTAGGCCGTACGGGCGGACAGGTCGCCGGACAGCGGCAGCGCGGCCTGGGATCGGGCCTGCATGAATGAGGAGCGGCCGATGATCCTGCCCTCGGCAGTGCCGTCTTCGCGCACGGTGACCTTTGCCAGGCCCGTGCCGTAGTGCCAGGAACCGCCGACGGTAGCCAGGATGATGCCGCCCGGCTTGGTCTGCCTGATCCAGGCGAGGGGGATACGGCGGACGGCGCAGGTGGCGATCGTCCGGTCGTACGGTGCGCGGCGTGGGTGACCGAGAAGTCCGTCTCCGATCACGGTCCAGGTCTCGAACCCGGCCGCCTCCAGCGCGGCGTCCGCGCGGGCCGATACCGAGGGGTCCACCTCGACGGTCGTCACGTTGTCCTCACCGAGCCGGTGGCACATCAGGGCGGACGAGTAGCCGGTACCCGTACCGATCTCCAGCACCTGATGCCCGTCCTCCACCTCCAGACTCTCGATCATGTCCACCACGGTCACCGGGGTGGTGGACGACGACGTGGGGGAGCCTGTGACGGGACCGCGGACCT from Streptomyces sp. NBC_01267 harbors:
- a CDS encoding MFS transporter — encoded protein: MVSRRSLGRQFGWLWAAYATSTFGTWLAFDSFSLIAILALHAGTTQVSLLAAAGLAVGAVVAVPLGPWVEFRRKRPVMVAMDLIRFAVLMSIPAAWALGHLSFAQLLVVSVIVGAADIAFTAASGACMKALVRPEDLLVANGRFESTTWTATMLGPPIGGAAIGMFGPVMTVLANAVSYLLSAAGIRAIGGEEPRPERAAGPRMRAGDLLDGWRYILKHATLRPLFFNSILNNGLIMAASPLLSVLMLSHLGFAPWQYCIAFAVPCIGGLIGSRLARRFVTRFGEHKVLLTAGTLRACWPIGLAFVRPGVSGLVIVMAVELGLITCSGVYNPVLATYRLTRTAPDRVARTLSAWSVTSKSSIAAFTALWGLLAALIGPRTAIAVAGLLILATPLLLPRHDPGAAQPEPESQPEPEAAPSRA
- a CDS encoding aminoglycoside phosphotransferase family protein, with protein sequence MTDREIEITADLVRDLLQEQHPDLAGLAIREVAGGWGNQMWRLGDELAVRMQRMDPTPELQLNERRWLPVLAPRLPLPVPTPVRLGEPSERFPKHWTVMTWVPGEPLDHGSISRGDHAADTLAGFLQALHVEAPAEAPISMDRRTHPRNCTDSFGNFFQAVAPDDIAADVRAVWDDAVAADAWEGPPVWVHGDLHPANVVVSDGTLSGIVDFGDMFAGDPAWDLAAAWVLLPAGTASRFFDTYAHADEAAIRRARGLAAMKSLFLMLMGQNGDRGLPGGKPHWGPAGRAALDRVLKG
- a CDS encoding LysR family transcriptional regulator; protein product: MDLDAVRTFVAVADTGQFQQAAADLAVTQQAVSKRVAALEKDLGVRLFTRTARGARLTVDGQAFLPHARDLLQAEERAAASVRPGRRALRVDVISRRLGPADLLRDFHRTHPGTELDIVTHYDADSAIAAVRSGTVDATFRALTLPARRLPDGIESVRILDEPVQLLIGPAHEFAGARTVTPAQLAGHRIWMPDMTPGTEWAVYYSDLAAAFGLTIDSAGPRFGTSPLLDAIADSPTLTTFIGERTRFVWPPEHGLRRVALHDPTPLYPHSLIWRSDNPHPALAAFRAYLRSVRDDRPGTGVWVPEWAR
- the tgmC gene encoding ATP-grasp peptide maturase system methyltransferase, with protein sequence MTDTAPERRALADRLAKADVLTTPQWRAAVEAVPRELFLNPGVFLPQDGGRWRPVTTVGTDPAEWMRIAYSDTSLTTQLDGHLTADQVRGPVTGSPTSSSTTPVTVVDMIESLEVEDGHQVLEIGTGTGYSSALMCHRLGEDNVTTVEVDPSVSARADAALEAAGFETWTVIGDGLLGHPRRAPYDRTIATCAVRRIPLAWIRQTKPGGIILATVGGSWHYGTGLAKVTVREDGTAEGRIIGRSSFMQARSQAALPLSGDLSARTAYADNAREAKLPPVLMEEWMPAFIAQLAAPGAQFVHAATAEGAQLLYLFDTERESFAEFTADGSSWTVRQGGPVALWDDIEEALTAWQAAGSPDITAVQLRITNRSHTYWIDDNPSLRWQHHVA